Proteins encoded in a region of the Aquila chrysaetos chrysaetos chromosome 25, bAquChr1.4, whole genome shotgun sequence genome:
- the LOC115336023 gene encoding translation initiation factor IF-2-like isoform X2, with amino-acid sequence MLPPDVGCFRANALMASNQAVDSSKVTALPGRGRQPQPRPGGPARSLPPPRPCRTCYPGRKEVSSPAPAAPAMGIDTGPSAYSCSRTPALGGPAKPSQLQPGLTVWVPGKGSAGHPSEKAGTRGHRGAQSQCDPVPVTHRAALASGYGHPGASVTLRGRARTRCTSQHRCMTRDHAVVHEATLQRTGLTRCPGLTRCPGLMPGAEPGHRAALPGRRSPVPADARSHGGSQPACCSGGFVLRGWVWCYFPRPPPPTPSLLPSLFSPLPSPFPLAGRDTAGPNPEPSEGSPGLSMAGDPREARSGAKFIAGRNMEGGRRVFSLPSEGIDINLEALAGRGKQARHEAGNMAEVKEGPGSPSLCT; translated from the exons ATGTTGCCGCCTGATGTAGGCTGTTTCCGAGCAAACGCTTTAATGGCATCAAATCAAGCTGTCGACAGCAGCAAGGTTACGGCCCTTCCCGGGAGGGGGAGGCAGCCGCAGCCGCGTCCCGGGGGCCCTGCACGCTCGCTCCCCCCGCCACGTCCCTGCCGGACGTGCTATCCTGGCCGCAAAGAAGTTTCCAGCCCGGCTCCTGCTGCCCCCGCGATGGGAATCGATACGGGGCCGTCGGCGTACAGCTGCAGCCGGACGCCTGCCCTCGGTGGTCCGGCAAAGCCGTCACAGCTGCAGCCGGGGCTCACGGTGTGGGTCCCTGGGAAGGGGTCCGCAGGGCATCCGTCGGAGAAGGCAGGGACTCGGGGCCATCGTGGTGCCCAAAGCCAGTGCGACCCCGTCCCCGTAACGCATAGAGCCGCACTCGCCTCCGGCTACGGCCACCCCGGAGCATCCGTCACCCTTCGGGGACGCGCAAGGACCCGCTGCACCTCCCAGCACCGGTGCATGACCCGGGACCATGCTGTGGTGCACGAGGCCACGCTGCAGCGCACGGGGCTGACGCGGTGCCCGGGGCTGACGCGGTGCCCGGGGCTGATGCCGGGAGCCGAGCCGGGGCACCGCGCGGCACTGCCAGGCCGGCGCAGCCCCGTCCCTGCAGACGCCCGCTCGCACGGTGGCTcgcagcctgcctgctgctcgGGAGGATTTGTGCTGCGTGGCTGGGTTTGGTGTTATTTTCctcgccccccaccccccactccatccctccttccttccttgttttctccccttccctcccccttccccttggCCGGCAGGGACACGGCAGGGCCAAATCCGGAACCCTCTGAAGGCAGCCCAGGACTTTCCATGGCAGGGGACCCTCG GGAAGCACGCTCCGGAGCAAAATTCATCGCCGGACGTAACATGGAGGGAGGGCGTCGCGTGTTTTCGCTCCCCAGCGAGGGGATTGACATCAACCTTGAGGCGCTGGCGGGGAGAGGAAAACAAGCCCGTCATGAGGCTGGAAATATGGCTGAGGTTAAGGAGGGACCCggctctcccagcctctgcaCCTAA
- the LOC115336023 gene encoding basic proline-rich protein-like isoform X1: protein MLPPDVGCFRANALMASNQAVDSSKVTALPGRGRQPQPRPGGPARSLPPPRPCRTCYPGRKEVSSPAPAAPAMGIDTGPSAYSCSRTPALGGPAKPSQLQPGLTVWVPGKGSAGHPSEKAGTRGHRGAQSQCDPVPVTHRAALASGYGHPGASVTLRGRARTRCTSQHRCMTRDHAVVHEATLQRTGLTRCPGLTRCPGLMPGAEPGHRAALPGRRSPVPADARSHGGSQPACCSGGFVLRGWVWCYFPRPPPPTPSLLPSLFSPLPSPFPLAGRDTAGPNPEPSEGSPGLSMAGDPRCCSSHGAGSSTPPARLLPRLRCCAINKDSTSKNSSALSQGDASPSEQSWHRGPPPPPPPAPHPKTPAPNPLPALSPPPTHGCSPTRRGGIGVGGEQRGRTPPPASLGGSWGGRGGNERLSRSVSLEFV, encoded by the exons ATGTTGCCGCCTGATGTAGGCTGTTTCCGAGCAAACGCTTTAATGGCATCAAATCAAGCTGTCGACAGCAGCAAGGTTACGGCCCTTCCCGGGAGGGGGAGGCAGCCGCAGCCGCGTCCCGGGGGCCCTGCACGCTCGCTCCCCCCGCCACGTCCCTGCCGGACGTGCTATCCTGGCCGCAAAGAAGTTTCCAGCCCGGCTCCTGCTGCCCCCGCGATGGGAATCGATACGGGGCCGTCGGCGTACAGCTGCAGCCGGACGCCTGCCCTCGGTGGTCCGGCAAAGCCGTCACAGCTGCAGCCGGGGCTCACGGTGTGGGTCCCTGGGAAGGGGTCCGCAGGGCATCCGTCGGAGAAGGCAGGGACTCGGGGCCATCGTGGTGCCCAAAGCCAGTGCGACCCCGTCCCCGTAACGCATAGAGCCGCACTCGCCTCCGGCTACGGCCACCCCGGAGCATCCGTCACCCTTCGGGGACGCGCAAGGACCCGCTGCACCTCCCAGCACCGGTGCATGACCCGGGACCATGCTGTGGTGCACGAGGCCACGCTGCAGCGCACGGGGCTGACGCGGTGCCCGGGGCTGACGCGGTGCCCGGGGCTGATGCCGGGAGCCGAGCCGGGGCACCGCGCGGCACTGCCAGGCCGGCGCAGCCCCGTCCCTGCAGACGCCCGCTCGCACGGTGGCTcgcagcctgcctgctgctcgGGAGGATTTGTGCTGCGTGGCTGGGTTTGGTGTTATTTTCctcgccccccaccccccactccatccctccttccttccttgttttctccccttccctcccccttccccttggCCGGCAGGGACACGGCAGGGCCAAATCCGGAACCCTCTGAAGGCAGCCCAGGACTTTCCATGGCAGGGGACCCTCG ctgctgctcatcCCACGGGGCCGGATCCAgcacccccccagcccggctgcTCCCTCGCCTTCGCTGCTGCGCCATCAACAAGGACTCAACGTCTAAAAATAGCAGCGCGCTCTCGCAAGGGGATGCTTCGCCATcggagcagagctggcaccgtggaccccccccccccccccccccagctccccatcCCAAAACCCCTGCACCAAatcccctcccagccctctcccccccacccacccatgGGTGCAGCCCCACACGGCGAGGCGGcatcggggtggggggggagcaAAGGGGTaggacaccccccccagcctcccttGGTGGTTCTTGGGGCGGCAGGGGGGGAAATGAGCGCCTATCAAGGAGCGTCAGCCTTGAATTTGTTTAA